From a region of the Thiorhodovibrio winogradskyi genome:
- the eno gene encoding phosphopyruvate hydratase, producing MSEIVEVRAREILDSRGNPTVEADVITADGAIGRAAVPSGASTGSREALELRDGDKARYGGKGVLTACANIGGEIREAVLGMEVSDQAAIDERMITLDGTDTKGRLGANAILGVSMAAAHAAAQEKALPLYQYLGHGNYQLPVPMMNIINGGQHADNSVDFQEFMILPVGAASIREAVRYGAEVFHALKSVLKGRGLATSVGDEGGFAPDLPSNEAAIEVILEAIGKAGFKAGQDIYLGMDVAASEFYENGRYNLTGEGRTLDAAGMTDLLLEWCAKYPIISIEDGLAEGDWDGWKDHTERLGNKVQLVGDDLYVTNTKILREGIDKGIANSILIKVNQIGTLTETLAAIKMAHDAGYTAVVSHRSGETEDTTIADLVVAAATGQIKTGSLSRSDRVAKYNQLMRIEDQLGEGAVYAGRSAFRHL from the coding sequence ATGTCTGAAATCGTCGAAGTCCGCGCTCGGGAGATTCTCGACTCGCGCGGCAATCCCACGGTCGAAGCGGACGTCATCACCGCCGATGGCGCCATTGGGCGCGCTGCCGTGCCTTCGGGTGCCTCGACCGGCTCGCGCGAGGCGCTGGAACTGCGCGATGGCGACAAAGCCCGCTATGGCGGAAAAGGGGTGCTGACGGCCTGCGCCAACATTGGTGGGGAGATTCGCGAGGCGGTGCTCGGCATGGAGGTGTCGGACCAGGCCGCCATTGATGAGCGCATGATCACCTTGGATGGCACCGATACCAAAGGCCGCCTTGGCGCCAATGCCATTTTGGGCGTGTCCATGGCCGCCGCCCATGCCGCCGCCCAGGAGAAAGCCCTGCCGCTGTATCAATATCTTGGTCATGGCAATTACCAATTGCCGGTACCCATGATGAACATCATCAACGGCGGCCAGCATGCCGATAATAGTGTCGATTTTCAGGAGTTCATGATTCTGCCGGTGGGCGCAGCGAGCATTCGCGAGGCGGTGCGCTATGGCGCCGAGGTGTTTCATGCCCTCAAGTCTGTTCTCAAGGGTCGCGGACTGGCGACCTCGGTCGGCGATGAAGGCGGTTTCGCCCCCGACCTGCCCTCGAACGAAGCGGCCATCGAGGTGATTCTGGAAGCCATCGGCAAGGCCGGTTTCAAAGCGGGGCAGGATATTTATCTTGGCATGGATGTGGCCGCGTCGGAATTCTATGAAAACGGCCGCTACAACCTCACGGGCGAGGGGCGCACGCTCGATGCCGCCGGCATGACCGATCTGTTGCTCGAGTGGTGCGCCAAGTATCCCATCATCAGCATCGAGGATGGCCTGGCCGAGGGTGACTGGGACGGCTGGAAGGATCATACCGAGCGCCTGGGTAACAAGGTGCAACTGGTGGGTGATGATCTCTATGTCACTAACACAAAAATTCTGCGGGAAGGCATCGACAAGGGCATCGCCAATTCCATTCTGATCAAGGTCAACCAGATCGGCACCCTGACCGAGACGCTCGCCGCGATCAAAATGGCGCATGACGCCGGCTATACCGCCGTGGTCTCCCACCGTTCGGGCGAAACCGAGGACACCACCATTGCCGATCTCGTCGTTGCCGCCGCCACCGGGCAAATCAAGACCGGCTCGCTGTCGCGTTCCGATCGTGTCGCCAAGTACAACCAGCTGATGCGCATTGAGGATCAGCTTGGCGAGGGAGCCGTCTATGCCGGACGCTCGGCCTTCCGCCATCTGTAA
- the ftsB gene encoding cell division protein FtsB, with amino-acid sequence MTAMRWLVLVLLALLGLLQYRLWVGEGSLAQLHTLKVQTGEQQLELDRLRARNQALIAEVDSLKTGLAAIEERARFDLGMIQDGELFLQVIEKSATERAGAHSQSVPELNREP; translated from the coding sequence ATGACCGCCATGCGCTGGTTGGTGCTGGTTTTGCTCGCCTTGCTCGGGCTGCTGCAATACCGCTTGTGGGTAGGGGAGGGCAGCCTGGCGCAACTGCATACCCTTAAGGTGCAGACCGGCGAGCAGCAACTGGAGCTTGACCGTCTGCGTGCGCGCAATCAGGCATTGATCGCCGAAGTGGACAGCCTGAAAACCGGTTTGGCCGCCATTGAAGAGCGTGCCCGCTTCGATCTGGGCATGATCCAGGACGGTGAGTTGTTTTTGCAGGTGATCGAGAAATCAGCGACTGAGCGCGCCGGCGCCCATTCCCAGTCGGTCCCCGAACTGAACAGGGAGCCCTGA
- the ispD gene encoding 2-C-methyl-D-erythritol 4-phosphate cytidylyltransferase has protein sequence MASVVQTAGKQADAAAKAWALIPAAGVGRRFGATRPKQYLELDGRRVIDHALERFLRHPGIHGCVVVLHPDDPYWPEGPHAHHPDVLRADGGAERCHSVRNGLDALAAVADERDWVLVHDAARPCLRREDLDHLLAALVSEPVGALLAVPVHDTVKRATIQAVDDAAVTGAGVTAGTSANALVVAETVPRADLWRAFTPQAFRLGQLRQALDFALAQHHLVTDDASAMELLGLRPRLVEGHGDNIKITRPEDLDLARFYLSQQSH, from the coding sequence ATGGCGTCCGTGGTTCAAACCGCTGGAAAGCAGGCCGATGCAGCCGCCAAGGCTTGGGCGCTCATCCCGGCGGCCGGCGTTGGCCGGCGCTTTGGCGCCACCCGGCCCAAGCAGTATCTGGAGCTGGACGGGCGCCGGGTGATCGACCATGCGCTTGAGCGTTTTCTGCGGCACCCCGGTATTCATGGTTGTGTGGTGGTGCTGCACCCGGATGATCCCTACTGGCCGGAAGGTCCCCACGCCCATCATCCCGATGTGCTGCGCGCCGATGGCGGCGCGGAGCGCTGTCACTCGGTGCGCAATGGGCTGGACGCCTTGGCGGCCGTGGCCGATGAGCGGGACTGGGTGCTGGTGCATGATGCCGCCCGACCCTGCCTGAGGCGCGAGGACCTGGATCATTTGTTGGCGGCGCTGGTGAGCGAACCCGTGGGTGCGCTGCTCGCGGTGCCAGTGCACGACACCGTCAAGCGCGCGACCATCCAGGCCGTCGATGATGCCGCCGTGACCGGTGCTGGGGTGACCGCGGGCACGTCCGCCAATGCGCTGGTCGTCGCCGAGACAGTGCCACGAGCCGACCTGTGGCGCGCCTTCACGCCCCAGGCATTCAGGCTCGGGCAGCTGAGACAGGCGCTGGATTTTGCCCTTGCGCAGCATCACCTGGTGACTGACGATGCCAGCGCCATGGAACTCCTCGGACTGCGCCCGCGCCTGGTGGAAGGCCATGGTGACAATATCAAAATCACGCGCCCCGAGGACCTGGACCTGGCGCGCTTTTATCTTTCGCAACAGTCTCATTAG
- the ispF gene encoding 2-C-methyl-D-erythritol 2,4-cyclodiphosphate synthase, whose translation MLIGQGIDVHRFASGRRLVLGGVEIGHDFGLEAHSDGDVVIHALCDALLGAGGFGDIGHHFPDNDPAFKDIDSRVLLRRVMQTLAAHQLSLVNADLTIVAQAPKLAPHIAAMRECLAGDLGCSPARVNVKATTSERLGFTGRGEGIATFAVVLLDHPPGFSG comes from the coding sequence ATGCTCATCGGGCAGGGAATTGACGTGCATCGCTTCGCATCGGGGCGGCGACTGGTGCTGGGCGGGGTCGAGATCGGACACGACTTCGGGCTCGAGGCCCATTCCGATGGTGATGTCGTGATTCATGCCCTGTGCGATGCCCTGCTCGGTGCGGGTGGTTTTGGCGACATCGGGCATCATTTTCCGGACAATGACCCGGCCTTCAAGGATATTGACAGCCGTGTGCTGCTGCGCCGGGTGATGCAAACCCTGGCAGCCCATCAATTGTCACTGGTCAATGCCGACCTAACCATTGTCGCCCAGGCGCCCAAGCTGGCCCCGCATATCGCGGCCATGCGCGAGTGTCTGGCCGGCGACCTGGGCTGCTCTCCGGCGCGCGTCAACGTCAAGGCCACCACCAGCGAGCGACTTGGCTTCACTGGGCGTGGCGAGGGCATCGCGACCTTCGCGGTGGTGCTGCTTGATCATCCGCCGGGCTTTTCGGGCTGA
- the truD gene encoding tRNA pseudouridine(13) synthase TruD, which produces MESQIIAPELERLIGFEQLPRAHGLALIKGLMRAHLEDFRVAETLSFEPDDQGAHWLLQVRKTGANTEWVARRLAALTGVAVRDIGYAGLKDRQAVATQWFSLPLGEGPVPDWSPLAAEGMEVLACRRHGRKLRRGAIAWNSFELRLRELSGDLDALPARLSAMAAGGVPNYFGPQRFGRDAGNLARAHHLLSARPGRGQRLSRYQRGLLLSAARSALFNQVLARRVELECWNQALPGERLQLAGSHSHFLAEVIDDSITNRVTSGDLSPTGPLCGTGDSLVDGELAALEIEILAPWADWIDGLGRAGLRAERRALILRPLDLDWEMEEGACLRLTFRLPAGAYATSVVRELGDWWEPAGGGTGARAAADSSDSGKAVAAPGAGIE; this is translated from the coding sequence ATGGAAAGCCAAATCATTGCTCCAGAGCTTGAACGTCTGATCGGCTTTGAACAACTGCCGCGCGCGCATGGTTTGGCGCTGATCAAGGGATTGATGCGTGCACATCTCGAGGATTTCCGGGTTGCCGAGACCCTGAGTTTCGAGCCGGACGATCAGGGCGCGCATTGGTTGTTGCAAGTGCGCAAGACCGGCGCCAATACCGAGTGGGTGGCGCGTCGTCTGGCCGCGCTGACCGGCGTTGCGGTGCGCGATATCGGCTACGCCGGTCTCAAGGACCGTCAGGCGGTGGCGACGCAGTGGTTTTCGCTCCCACTGGGCGAGGGTCCGGTACCGGATTGGTCGCCGCTCGCCGCCGAGGGGATGGAGGTGCTGGCTTGCCGTCGTCATGGCCGCAAATTGCGCCGCGGAGCCATCGCCTGGAACAGCTTCGAGCTGCGCCTGCGCGAGCTGTCCGGTGATCTGGATGCCCTGCCAGCGCGTCTCTCCGCCATGGCCGCCGGTGGCGTGCCAAACTATTTCGGCCCGCAGCGCTTTGGTCGCGACGCGGGCAATCTGGCGCGCGCCCATCATCTGCTAAGTGCGCGTCCTGGGCGCGGCCAGCGCCTGTCGCGGTACCAGCGTGGTCTGCTCTTGTCGGCCGCGCGCTCGGCATTGTTTAATCAGGTATTGGCGCGCCGGGTGGAGCTTGAATGCTGGAACCAGGCTCTGCCAGGCGAGCGACTGCAACTGGCGGGCAGCCATTCGCATTTTCTGGCCGAGGTGATTGATGACAGCATCACCAATCGCGTGACGAGCGGGGATCTGTCGCCCACCGGCCCCTTGTGCGGAACGGGCGACTCCCTGGTCGACGGTGAGTTGGCCGCGCTGGAAATCGAGATTCTCGCTCCCTGGGCGGACTGGATCGATGGGCTTGGTCGCGCGGGTTTGCGTGCTGAGCGCCGCGCCTTGATCCTGCGGCCCTTGGATTTGGATTGGGAGATGGAGGAGGGCGCTTGCTTGCGGTTGACTTTTCGTCTGCCAGCGGGTGCTTATGCGACCTCGGTGGTGCGCGAACTGGGGGATTGGTGGGAGCCGGCAGGTGGTGGAACCGGCGCGCGTGCGGCGGCTGATTCGAGTGATTCGGGAAAGGCCGTCGCCGCTCCAGGCGCGGGGATTGAATGA
- a CDS encoding Smr/MutS family protein, whose amino-acid sequence MKKILQESDSELFRQAVDDAQPLAVEAPVPYRERPPPIPRPRPPEADEAEERQLSEHEIDTPEYLLYAQPGVQHRVLGELRRGRIAVDLELDLHGLTAAHAQATLREFLVDCRARRVRCARIIHGKGARSPDRQPVLKRKLNYWLRLRTEVLAFCSAPRHDGGTGALYVLLRNPAKSQRRRA is encoded by the coding sequence ATGAAAAAAATCCTTCAAGAGTCTGATTCCGAGCTTTTTCGGCAAGCCGTCGATGATGCCCAACCGCTCGCGGTCGAGGCTCCCGTGCCCTATCGGGAACGCCCGCCACCCATCCCAAGACCGCGCCCGCCAGAGGCTGACGAGGCCGAGGAACGACAGCTGTCGGAGCATGAAATCGACACCCCCGAGTACCTGCTCTACGCCCAACCCGGCGTGCAGCACCGGGTACTTGGCGAGCTGCGGCGCGGGCGCATCGCGGTCGATCTCGAACTCGACCTGCATGGCCTGACCGCCGCCCATGCCCAGGCGACCCTGCGTGAATTTCTCGTCGACTGCCGCGCTCGGCGCGTGCGCTGCGCCAGGATTATCCACGGCAAGGGTGCGCGCTCACCCGACCGCCAGCCAGTGCTCAAACGCAAACTTAATTACTGGCTGCGACTGCGCACCGAGGTACTCGCCTTCTGCTCCGCCCCGCGCCACGATGGCGGCACGGGCGCGCTCTATGTGCTGCTGCGCAATCCGGCCAAGTCCCAGCGCAGGCGAGCATGA
- the surE gene encoding 5'/3'-nucleotidase SurE, protein MNILLSNDDGYRSPGLHALAGALSRYASVTVVAPDRDRSGASHSLTLDTPVRAEQVEPGLYRVFGTPTDCVHLALSGLLEPDSSQAADPESVLVPDLVPDLVVAGINHGPNLGDDVIYSGTVAAATEGRFLGLPAVAVSSSAFEPRHLDTAAEIAARLVARLGETAWVAAAAGAGQVPSNRVQAAAKPNPGLNPNLVAQWQAALFQGQMILNLNIPDLPAAEIKGLRATRLGNRHKSEPMIRAEDPRGRPVYWVGPPGPEQDAGEGTDFAAVRDGYVSVTPLQVDLTRHGAVAALDAWLEGLR, encoded by the coding sequence ATGAATATCCTTCTCAGTAACGACGATGGCTACCGGTCCCCCGGCCTGCATGCGCTGGCCGGGGCGCTGTCGCGTTACGCGAGCGTCACCGTGGTGGCCCCCGACCGGGATCGCAGCGGGGCCAGTCATTCGCTCACGCTCGACACGCCGGTGCGCGCCGAACAGGTCGAGCCTGGCCTGTACCGGGTATTTGGCACCCCGACCGACTGCGTGCACCTGGCGCTTTCGGGTCTGCTCGAGCCAGATTCAAGTCAGGCAGCCGATCCGGAGTCGGTTCTCGTGCCAGATCTTGTTCCCGATCTTGTTGTCGCCGGGATCAATCACGGCCCCAATCTGGGCGATGATGTGATCTACTCTGGCACGGTGGCCGCCGCGACCGAGGGGCGTTTTCTTGGATTGCCAGCGGTGGCGGTCTCGAGCAGCGCCTTCGAGCCCCGGCATCTGGATACCGCGGCCGAGATTGCAGCGCGTCTGGTCGCGCGCCTTGGCGAGACAGCCTGGGTTGCGGCCGCCGCGGGCGCCGGTCAGGTGCCTTCAAACAGGGTGCAAGCGGCAGCCAAGCCGAACCCAGGACTGAACCCAAACCTGGTGGCACAATGGCAAGCCGCGCTCTTTCAAGGACAGATGATTCTCAACCTGAACATTCCCGATCTTCCCGCCGCCGAGATCAAGGGTCTGCGCGCCACCCGGCTGGGCAACAGGCATAAGTCGGAGCCCATGATCCGTGCCGAGGATCCGCGCGGCCGGCCGGTGTATTGGGTCGGTCCGCCCGGACCCGAACAGGACGCGGGCGAGGGGACTGATTTCGCCGCGGTGCGCGATGGTTACGTCTCGGTCACTCCATTGCAGGTGGATCTGACCCGCCACGGCGCCGTGGCCGCGTTGGACGCCTGGCTGGAGGGGCTGCGGTGA
- a CDS encoding protein-L-isoaspartate(D-aspartate) O-methyltransferase, which produces MIETPRKAAFEREPLVLRGRERLLARLEEDGIRNQQVLETLAGIPRHLFIDEALGTRAYEDSALPIGHGQTISQPYIVARMTELLLESGPCSTVLEIGTGSGFQTAVLAMLVRRVYTIERLAALWGLAEPRLRTLKLRNVRYRHGDGRLGWPEMAPFDGILITAASEGIPRCLAEQLSPGGCMLLPLVVGARQRLVRLTRTRSGFRHEDLEPVMFVPLLGGVG; this is translated from the coding sequence GTGATCGAGACCCCAAGGAAGGCGGCCTTCGAGCGCGAGCCGCTGGTGCTGCGCGGGCGCGAGCGCCTGCTGGCGCGACTGGAAGAAGATGGCATTCGCAATCAGCAAGTTCTGGAAACCCTGGCCGGGATTCCCCGGCATCTGTTCATTGATGAGGCGCTGGGAACGCGCGCCTACGAGGACTCGGCCCTGCCTATCGGCCATGGTCAGACTATCTCCCAGCCCTACATCGTCGCGCGCATGACCGAGCTGTTGCTGGAATCCGGCCCCTGTTCAACCGTGTTGGAAATCGGCACCGGGTCGGGTTTCCAAACCGCCGTGCTGGCCATGTTGGTGCGCCGGGTTTATACCATTGAACGTCTGGCGGCCCTCTGGGGACTTGCCGAACCCCGGCTACGGACGCTGAAATTGCGCAATGTACGCTATCGCCATGGCGATGGTCGCCTTGGCTGGCCGGAAATGGCGCCTTTTGACGGCATCCTGATTACCGCCGCGTCCGAGGGTATCCCTCGTTGTCTGGCCGAGCAACTCTCACCTGGCGGCTGCATGTTGCTGCCGCTGGTCGTGGGCGCGCGGCAGCGACTGGTGCGACTGACCCGGACCCGCTCCGGATTTCGCCACGAGGATCTGGAGCCGGTCATGTTTGTCCCGCTACTCGGAGGTGTCGGCTGA
- a CDS encoding YqaA family protein, translated as MRLFSALYARVMRWSEHRHAPWYLGALSFSESSFFPIPPDVMLAPMCLTRPQRAWWFAGLTTLTSVAGGLLGYLIGRLAFDLVEPIVGPGGHYSEAFGQAQDWFQHWGIWAVFLAGFSPIPYKIFTITAGVVGMALIPFAIASAIGRGLRFFMVAALMVWGGAPMEAHLRRYVDLLGWLLVLAIGLLVLIKTVF; from the coding sequence ATGCGGCTATTTTCCGCGCTTTACGCCAGGGTCATGCGTTGGTCGGAACATCGGCACGCGCCCTGGTATCTTGGAGCCCTGAGCTTCTCGGAGTCGTCTTTTTTTCCGATTCCGCCCGATGTGATGTTGGCACCCATGTGCCTGACGCGGCCGCAACGCGCTTGGTGGTTCGCGGGCCTGACCACTCTGACCTCGGTTGCCGGTGGTTTGCTCGGCTACCTGATCGGCCGCCTGGCGTTCGATCTGGTCGAGCCCATCGTCGGCCCGGGTGGTCACTATTCCGAGGCGTTTGGGCAGGCACAGGACTGGTTTCAGCACTGGGGCATCTGGGCGGTATTTCTGGCCGGCTTCTCGCCCATCCCGTACAAGATTTTCACCATCACGGCTGGCGTGGTCGGTATGGCCTTGATTCCTTTCGCCATCGCCTCGGCCATCGGGCGTGGCCTGCGGTTTTTCATGGTCGCGGCACTCATGGTCTGGGGTGGCGCGCCCATGGAGGCGCACCTGCGCCGCTATGTCGACTTGCTCGGCTGGTTGCTGGTACTGGCCATTGGGCTGCTTGTGCTCATCAAGACGGTTTTCTGA